From the genome of Bacteroides sp.:
TTCTACGGTAACCATGCGGTCATCGCCACCTTGCCATTCACCACCGTCCCATCCGGCATTCAGGAAATACTTATAGGCATATTCACCAGCAGCCAGATCGACAGTTTTTGTCCATACCATTGAGTCATCCACGCGGGTCATGGTCTGGTTGTCAGGGTCGGTTCCGGGTTCTGCCCAGCCAAACAAAGAACCGGTCAGATAAACAACATCACTTTCAGGGTCAAATTCTTCAGCATAGGTCATGTCGACGTTAAAGGTCACTTCAAAAGTTTCAACGTAGACCGGCAGGGCGATCAGATCACCACCGCTGGCAAGGGCTACAAAAAGACCAAAAGCATCACCGTCGCTGTTGTTGGCAGGGTTCAGGAAGCCAGAGGCTACGACTGTAAGGGCGGCGCCTTCAAGGCCAAGGGTGGCAAGGGGTGCGCTGTAAGCCACAACGGTGGTCTCACCATCGGCGGTACGCA
Proteins encoded in this window:
- a CDS encoding T9SS type A sorting domain-containing protein produces the protein LAFHGSTDAPTVSVWETGVGAGQIISDFTYGDFAGYLELPTADYVLEVRTADGETTVVAYSAPLATLGLEGAALTVVASGFLNPANNSDGDAFGLFVALASGGDLIALPVYVETFEVTFNVDMTYAEEFDPESDVVYLTGSLFGWAEPGTDPDNQTMTRVDDSMVWTKTVDLAAGEYAYKYFLNAGWDGGEWQGGDDRMVTVEGDMVINDWFGYTSDPTSVNDIISQAQLNIYPNPARQMLNIVSDQEIREIRMFDMLGKVIYMTEVESDRFTMNVSGFENGIYFVQVLTSNGISTQRLQIAK